In one Bacillus mesophilus genomic region, the following are encoded:
- a CDS encoding HD family phosphohydrolase: protein MNNIRKLLKYVTVFKNDHFLITFLYLLFATILFFSMYSNIRPEKLNLKLYAEAEKTIVSPALIQDVEMTEEKKNDAIQQVSDVYSMKKGYAQNQIDIIDAIFKAISDVETKIIDQGMAEIDETNSEEGLPSREELLAKVSFDEKIKKLDEALPSEVLLHEELSKEAVISLLSSSPEQRVLARDNAVTAVNNIMSQRIETQEVDSARERVNQELRYINVSNDLKQAIIELCRFAIVPNVVFDKEATNAKRQAAAESIEPDYILQGQIIVREGELIDEAVYRQLNLAGFLDNKDTSQPFLGLVLLILLFVSAVYFYFRDGKKEELKYTTIYILICSITIILMKIISLFQQINFSEIGYVVPVAMGAILIKLLINERLAMLASIILAISGSIIFNGGISSAFNFSIGIYFLISCIASIIFLGKHNQRAKILQTGLFVGIINFIVLSALVMLKNGHIVSFESTPYFIMSLLSGIVAAVLAIGLLPFFEAGFGILSTMRLIELSNPNHPLLRKILTETPGTYHHSVMVANLSEAACEAIGANGLLARVGSYYHDIGKTKRPQFFIENQMNRENPHDKISAQLSKTIITSHATDGAELLRLHKMPKEIVDIAEQHHGTTLLKYFYHKATQNSEKEVLEAEFRYAGPKAQTKEIAIIGIADSVEAAVRSMNNPSPHKIEGIINSIIKDRLQDGQLDECDITMKELDSIAKSFFETMQGIFHSRIEYPEVTKQKVKEA, encoded by the coding sequence ATGAACAATATAAGGAAGTTACTGAAGTATGTAACAGTATTTAAGAATGATCACTTTCTCATTACATTCTTATATTTACTGTTTGCTACGATTTTATTTTTTTCAATGTATAGTAATATCCGCCCTGAAAAGCTTAATTTAAAGCTATATGCTGAAGCAGAGAAAACGATTGTTTCACCTGCGTTAATTCAAGATGTAGAAATGACAGAAGAAAAAAAGAACGACGCCATTCAACAAGTCAGTGATGTATATTCAATGAAAAAAGGATATGCCCAAAACCAAATCGACATTATTGATGCTATATTTAAAGCCATTAGTGATGTTGAAACTAAGATTATTGATCAGGGCATGGCTGAGATAGATGAGACCAATAGCGAAGAAGGGCTTCCATCTAGGGAAGAGTTATTAGCGAAGGTTTCTTTTGATGAAAAGATCAAAAAACTAGATGAAGCTCTACCTAGTGAAGTATTGCTACACGAAGAGCTTTCTAAAGAAGCAGTTATTTCCTTGTTGTCATCATCACCTGAACAACGTGTTTTAGCAAGAGACAACGCTGTAACGGCAGTTAACAATATTATGTCGCAAAGAATTGAAACACAAGAGGTAGACTCTGCAAGAGAACGAGTAAATCAGGAGCTTCGTTATATAAACGTATCAAATGACCTTAAGCAAGCAATTATTGAATTATGTCGCTTTGCTATTGTTCCAAACGTGGTATTTGATAAGGAAGCCACAAATGCAAAAAGACAGGCTGCTGCTGAGTCTATTGAACCTGATTATATTCTACAAGGACAAATCATTGTTCGTGAGGGCGAGTTAATTGACGAAGCCGTTTATCGACAGTTAAATCTAGCTGGTTTCTTAGATAACAAGGATACAAGCCAACCTTTTTTAGGCCTCGTGTTATTGATTTTACTGTTTGTTAGTGCAGTATATTTCTATTTTAGGGATGGGAAGAAAGAAGAACTTAAATATACAACTATTTATATTTTAATTTGTTCCATTACCATTATATTAATGAAAATTATTAGTCTATTTCAGCAAATAAACTTTTCCGAAATTGGTTATGTTGTTCCGGTAGCTATGGGGGCAATTTTAATAAAACTTTTAATTAATGAACGATTAGCCATGCTGGCAAGTATAATCCTGGCTATAAGTGGGAGTATTATCTTTAATGGTGGTATTTCTAGCGCATTTAATTTCTCAATTGGAATTTATTTTTTAATTAGCTGTATAGCTAGCATCATATTTCTTGGGAAACATAATCAAAGAGCAAAGATTTTACAAACAGGCTTATTCGTAGGTATTATAAATTTTATAGTGTTAAGTGCGTTGGTAATGCTTAAAAACGGACATATTGTCAGTTTTGAATCAACTCCGTATTTTATCATGTCGTTATTATCTGGTATAGTTGCAGCTGTCCTAGCAATTGGGTTATTGCCATTCTTCGAAGCTGGTTTTGGGATCTTGTCTACTATGAGATTGATTGAACTATCAAATCCAAACCATCCACTTTTAAGAAAGATCTTGACGGAGACACCAGGAACATATCATCACAGTGTTATGGTAGCTAACCTTTCTGAGGCAGCCTGCGAAGCAATTGGGGCAAATGGTCTTCTTGCAAGAGTGGGTTCTTATTATCATGATATCGGGAAAACAAAACGCCCTCAGTTTTTTATTGAAAATCAGATGAATCGAGAAAATCCGCACGATAAGATTTCGGCTCAGCTAAGTAAAACGATTATTACCTCTCATGCAACGGATGGAGCTGAGTTACTTAGACTGCATAAAATGCCAAAGGAAATTGTTGATATTGCAGAACAACACCATGGGACTACGTTGTTAAAATATTTCTATCATAAAGCTACACAAAACAGCGAAAAAGAAGTGTTAGAAGCAGAGTTTAGATATGCGGGTCCAAAAGCTCAAACAAAAGAAATAGCCATTATAGGAATTGCCGACAGCGTAGAGGCTGCTGTCCGCTCCATGAATAATCCTTCTCCGCATAAAATCGAAGGCATCATTAATTCGATTATTAAAGATCGATTACAGGATGGGCAACTGGATGAATGTGATATCACAATGAAAGAATTAGATAGTATCGCTAAGTCATTTTTTGAAACCATGCAAGGCATTTTCCACTCTAGAATAGAATACCCAGAAGTGACAAAGCAGAAGGTGAAGGAAGCATGA
- a CDS encoding PhoH family protein, which yields MPEEFITINQQVDNPNEAIALFGNQDSHLKRIEELLNVSIVTRGQSVLVSTESENYELVEEVLEGLLAVIRKGITISERDVAYAVQLSLAGKMDQFVQLYEEEITKNARGKSIRIKTLGQRHYINAIKRNDLVFGIGPAGTGKTYLAVVMAVAALKNGQLKKIILTRPAVEAGESLGFLPGDLKEKVDPYLRPLYDALHDVLGQEHTLRMIERGTIEIAPLAYMRGRTLDDAFVILDEAQNTTAAQMKMFLTRLGFGSKMVITGDISQVDLPKGVTSGLTVTQRILKDIPGIAHIYLEQSDVVRHPLVQKIIKAYEDTSE from the coding sequence ATGCCAGAAGAATTTATTACGATTAACCAACAAGTAGATAACCCAAATGAAGCAATAGCGCTATTTGGTAATCAAGATTCCCATTTAAAACGAATCGAAGAACTTTTAAACGTATCCATTGTAACTAGGGGACAGTCGGTTCTAGTGTCAACAGAATCGGAAAATTATGAACTTGTAGAAGAGGTCCTTGAGGGTCTACTAGCAGTGATCAGAAAAGGAATTACCATTTCCGAAAGAGACGTTGCTTATGCGGTTCAATTGTCATTAGCGGGAAAGATGGATCAATTTGTTCAACTGTATGAAGAGGAAATCACTAAAAATGCCCGCGGTAAATCGATAAGAATCAAAACTCTGGGTCAAAGACATTATATAAATGCGATTAAACGAAATGATTTAGTATTTGGAATTGGTCCAGCTGGTACAGGTAAGACCTACCTGGCTGTGGTTATGGCTGTTGCTGCATTAAAAAATGGACAGCTAAAAAAGATTATTCTGACTCGTCCAGCGGTTGAAGCCGGAGAAAGTTTAGGATTTTTACCGGGGGATCTAAAGGAAAAAGTAGATCCATATCTGAGACCCCTGTATGATGCTCTTCACGATGTTCTTGGGCAAGAGCATACTCTACGTATGATTGAGCGTGGAACTATTGAAATTGCCCCATTAGCGTATATGAGAGGTAGAACCCTTGATGATGCGTTTGTGATCTTAGATGAAGCGCAAAACACTACAGCAGCACAAATGAAGATGTTTTTAACTCGCTTAGGATTTGGATCTAAGATGGTTATTACCGGAGATATTTCTCAGGTTGACTTACCAAAAGGAGTAACATCCGGACTTACTGTTACACAAAGAATCCTAAAGGATATCCCTGGTATCGCTCATATCTATTTAGAACAATCTGACGTTGTTCGTCATCCTTTAGTTCAGAAAATCATAAAGGCATATGAAGACACTAGTGAATAG
- the yqfD gene encoding sporulation protein YqfD yields the protein MKNHWTIFFGGQVKIKVVGTGIERFINECVRQNINIWEVKRHPDSSITGSLPLKDLHKLRRIVRKSNCKLSFVGGRGLPFLFKKALYNSGFVIGIISCLLLLFILSNMVWGIQIQGAKPETEHLIRKELQAIGVETGKFQFMVRNPDEIQTHLSESIKAITWVGVELKGTTFHFRVVEKNQPKEVEFFSPRHLVAKKTAVIAKMFVEAGQPMVTIHDYVQKGDLLVSGFIGQEGKIEVVSARGEIMGETWYDAKVAVPLKTTFNVLTGKSKTTHYLKLFNWNVPIWGFGKHEFQEYETALDEKSFKFLKWTLPIGYNKKSIRESEKVERVYNKEEAIEVGLENGRNELKEQLNEQAMIKGEKILHQSIENGKVKLSIHYQVIEEISTVQPIIQGD from the coding sequence ATGAAAAATCATTGGACAATCTTTTTCGGTGGTCAAGTCAAAATAAAAGTGGTAGGGACTGGAATAGAACGATTTATTAATGAATGTGTACGGCAGAATATAAATATATGGGAGGTAAAACGACATCCGGATTCCAGCATTACTGGTTCTCTCCCTTTAAAGGACCTACATAAGTTAAGAAGGATCGTTAGAAAAAGTAATTGTAAATTATCATTTGTGGGAGGAAGGGGACTGCCCTTTCTCTTCAAAAAAGCACTTTATAACAGTGGATTTGTTATTGGTATTATTTCTTGCTTGTTACTATTATTTATTCTCTCAAATATGGTTTGGGGAATTCAAATTCAAGGGGCAAAACCTGAAACAGAACATTTAATTAGAAAAGAATTACAAGCGATTGGGGTGGAGACTGGAAAATTTCAGTTCATGGTTAGAAATCCCGATGAAATCCAGACTCATTTATCTGAGTCTATTAAGGCCATTACATGGGTTGGTGTGGAGTTAAAAGGGACGACCTTCCACTTCAGAGTGGTAGAGAAAAATCAACCAAAAGAAGTCGAATTCTTTAGTCCGCGTCATTTGGTGGCAAAAAAGACAGCGGTGATCGCTAAAATGTTTGTTGAAGCAGGGCAACCAATGGTAACGATACATGATTATGTCCAAAAAGGGGACTTGCTTGTGTCTGGATTTATTGGTCAGGAGGGTAAGATTGAGGTTGTTAGTGCTAGAGGTGAAATTATGGGTGAGACCTGGTATGACGCTAAAGTCGCCGTTCCTTTAAAAACAACCTTCAATGTGTTAACAGGGAAATCTAAGACTACTCATTATCTAAAGTTGTTCAATTGGAATGTACCGATATGGGGATTTGGTAAACATGAATTTCAAGAATACGAAACAGCCTTAGATGAAAAGTCCTTTAAGTTCTTAAAGTGGACATTACCAATAGGCTATAACAAAAAGTCAATTCGTGAAAGTGAGAAAGTTGAACGGGTTTATAATAAAGAAGAAGCAATTGAAGTTGGATTGGAAAACGGAAGAAATGAATTAAAAGAGCAGTTAAATGAACAAGCTATGATAAAGGGTGAAAAAATTTTGCACCAGAGTATTGAGAATGGTAAAGTAAAGTTATCCATTCATTACCAAGTAATAGAAGAAATTTCGACAGTACAACCAATTATTCAAGGAGACTGA
- the yqfC gene encoding sporulation protein YqfC, with amino-acid sequence MNKWGNRMKRWITHQMDLPADVTMDLPRITMIGQIHIYIENHKGLLSFSDQELRLLLKQGQLLIKGKSFVIKTILPEEILLEGKIDQVIYLDKA; translated from the coding sequence ATGAACAAATGGGGAAATAGAATGAAACGATGGATCACGCATCAAATGGATTTACCTGCCGATGTAACGATGGACTTGCCGAGAATTACCATGATCGGTCAAATACATATATATATAGAAAATCATAAAGGATTACTTTCATTTTCTGACCAGGAGCTTCGGTTATTGTTAAAGCAAGGTCAGCTTCTCATTAAGGGAAAGTCCTTTGTCATTAAAACGATACTTCCAGAGGAAATCTTACTAGAAGGAAAAATCGATCAAGTAATTTACTTAGATAAGGCTTAA
- the floA gene encoding flotillin-like protein FloA (flotillin-like protein involved in membrane lipid rafts) produces MDQSTILLLLAVAIGFIFLVVILTFVPVMLWISALAAGVKISIFTLIGMRLRRVIPNRIINPLIKSHKAGLDVTINQLESHYLAGGNVDRVVNALIAAHRANIELSFERGAAIDLAGRDVLEAVQMSVNPKVIETPFIAGVAMDGIEIKAKSRITVRANIDRLVGGAGEETIIARVGEGIVSTIGSQIDHKKVLENPDMISQTVLKKGLDAGTAFEILSIDIADIDIGKNIGAVLQTDQAEADKNIAQAKAEERRAMAVAQEQEMRARVQEMRAKVVEAEAEVPLAMAEALRSGNMGVMDYMNIKNIMADTDMRDSIGKINEETNEDDK; encoded by the coding sequence ATTGATCAATCTACAATATTACTTTTATTAGCTGTAGCAATAGGATTTATCTTTTTAGTTGTAATATTAACTTTTGTACCTGTGATGCTGTGGATCTCTGCACTTGCAGCAGGTGTAAAGATTAGTATATTTACCCTAATTGGAATGAGATTACGTCGTGTAATTCCCAATCGAATCATCAATCCATTAATTAAATCACACAAGGCAGGGCTTGACGTTACCATTAATCAGTTAGAGAGTCACTACCTAGCAGGGGGAAATGTCGACCGTGTTGTTAATGCTCTAATTGCTGCTCATCGTGCTAATATTGAACTTTCTTTCGAACGTGGAGCTGCTATTGATTTAGCAGGAAGAGATGTATTAGAGGCTGTACAAATGAGTGTAAATCCAAAAGTAATTGAAACGCCATTTATTGCAGGTGTAGCAATGGATGGTATTGAAATTAAAGCAAAATCAAGAATCACTGTTCGTGCAAATATTGACCGTTTAGTCGGTGGTGCTGGTGAAGAAACGATTATCGCTCGTGTTGGAGAAGGTATTGTAAGTACAATTGGTTCTCAAATTGATCATAAAAAAGTTTTAGAAAATCCAGATATGATCTCACAAACCGTATTGAAAAAAGGTTTAGATGCTGGTACTGCTTTTGAAATTCTTTCCATTGATATTGCTGATATTGATATCGGTAAAAACATCGGTGCGGTTCTTCAAACTGATCAAGCCGAAGCAGATAAGAACATTGCACAAGCAAAAGCAGAAGAAAGAAGAGCAATGGCTGTTGCGCAGGAACAAGAAATGCGTGCCCGCGTTCAAGAGATGCGTGCTAAGGTTGTTGAAGCAGAAGCAGAGGTTCCTTTAGCGATGGCAGAAGCACTACGTTCTGGAAACATGGGCGTGATGGATTATATGAATATTAAAAATATCATGGCTGATACAGACATGAGGGATTCAATTGGAAAGATTAACGAAGAAACGAACGAGGACGATAAATAA
- a CDS encoding NfeD family protein: protein MKIKNFVWLVFSILLISVIIGNFGSNAVASDEEKVVYVIPVQETVEKGLLAFINRSIKEAEEMNAELIILDINTPGGVVAAASDIAKSVTSTNVPLIAFVNKQALSAGAYIALNADEIYMTPGSTMGSAAIIDQQGNAAGAKAESFWLAAMKSAAELNDRDPIYALAMADQDIDLPELGAGKGELLTLTPTQAVEVGYSEGTVSSLSELTEKLGVSDHQIVQSEVSLSENIARFITHPVVVPILLSLGSLGLILELYSPGFGIPGFVGVSSLLLFFYGHTVAGLAGMEAIILFVVGFILLIIELFVPGGILGVIGLAAVLTSVFISTESIELAAISVFIAFLVCVIVSVLLFKVFGKKIRLFDRLVLKDATHTEQGYVSNVNRHELVGLEGETVSPLRPSGTAIFNDEYLHVVTEGVYISEKTPVKIVKVEGARVVVREIRLLEE from the coding sequence ATGAAAATTAAAAATTTTGTTTGGTTAGTATTTTCCATTCTCTTAATATCTGTGATCATAGGGAATTTTGGTTCTAATGCGGTTGCAAGTGATGAGGAAAAGGTTGTCTATGTTATTCCTGTTCAAGAAACTGTTGAAAAGGGTTTATTAGCTTTTATCAATCGTTCCATAAAAGAAGCTGAGGAAATGAATGCGGAACTAATTATACTAGATATAAATACACCTGGTGGAGTGGTGGCTGCAGCATCAGATATAGCGAAAAGCGTGACTTCCACGAATGTACCTCTAATTGCATTTGTTAACAAACAGGCTCTTTCCGCAGGTGCCTATATTGCCCTAAATGCCGATGAAATTTATATGACACCTGGATCAACAATGGGATCTGCTGCAATTATTGATCAACAGGGAAACGCAGCTGGAGCGAAGGCCGAATCTTTTTGGCTTGCGGCCATGAAAAGTGCAGCTGAATTAAATGATAGAGATCCAATCTACGCATTAGCAATGGCCGATCAAGATATCGATCTACCTGAATTAGGTGCTGGAAAGGGTGAGCTACTAACATTAACTCCAACTCAGGCCGTTGAAGTGGGATATTCAGAAGGGACTGTAAGTAGCTTATCAGAGTTAACAGAAAAACTAGGTGTAAGTGATCATCAAATCGTACAGTCTGAAGTTAGTTTATCTGAAAATATTGCTAGATTTATTACTCACCCTGTTGTAGTCCCGATCCTACTGTCTTTAGGTAGCTTAGGTCTTATACTTGAACTTTACTCACCAGGGTTTGGAATTCCAGGATTTGTAGGAGTATCGTCACTATTACTGTTCTTTTATGGACATACGGTGGCTGGTCTCGCAGGAATGGAAGCAATCATCTTGTTTGTAGTAGGATTTATCTTATTAATTATTGAGCTATTTGTCCCTGGGGGAATATTAGGGGTTATTGGACTTGCAGCTGTGCTAACTAGCGTCTTTATTTCCACTGAAAGTATTGAGCTAGCGGCGATTTCTGTTTTTATTGCATTTCTAGTTTGTGTAATTGTCTCTGTGTTACTGTTTAAAGTGTTTGGAAAGAAAATTAGGTTGTTTGACAGACTTGTTTTAAAAGATGCTACCCATACTGAACAAGGCTATGTTTCTAACGTAAATCGTCATGAGCTAGTTGGTTTAGAAGGTGAAACGGTCTCACCTTTAAGACCTTCAGGCACTGCTATATTCAATGATGAATATTTACACGTAGTAACGGAAGGTGTCTATATTTCAGAAAAAACTCCTGTGAAAATTGTAAAAGTAGAAGGAGCTAGGGTGGTTGTTAGAGAAATAAGACTATTGGAAGAATAA